CTAGCTTCTGTTATTGGTGTTGGAGCCGTAAACGCCGATAAAGATGAGCAGATGACCGGTTGCTTGGAGATCGTGAAGAGGTATTTTGACGAGTAACAACTATAAATTttaatgtatttattgaCACTACATATGTGCTTAGGACTattgtactacaagtatttactctacttgtacagtatcggATATGGTCAAGATCGCTTGTTGCTGTGAGCTTACATAAGCAAATAAACAGAAAATGCACATGAATACTTAGAGCCGATGGTATTGAAAGCCAAGAGAAATGGCATTCTTAGTAATAGAGTCCCCAAAGCATTTTAACCACCTGCTTACCTCATCTATATAATATAAATAGCCACCTATCTCATCGCGTGTTTCTTTAGAATTCGACTGGGTGAAGTGAACAAGGTTCCGAAATATGTGCAATATGTAAGTTGGTAACAACACCTTGATTGGAAAAAGGACGACACGAGCCAACGATGGATTCGGATACTGAGTCAGTGAAACGAAGAAAGTCCTCCGGGTCCGAAAGCGAGTCGAGCGTGCGAGATCCGAAACGAACCAAGATTGAAGATGAGGATTTCCAGGAGAACGGCATAgacgatgaggatgaggaggaggaagaggaggaagctAAGGACGAAGGggatgaagacgacgaagaaaaaggagaggacgacgaggaggacgatgaagaaaaagaaggcgaggatggagaaggagaggaagaagacgaagaggaggatgaggagaagaagcgagaggaggaggagaagtaCGTTACCAGCTTCAACTTTGATGGTGTggaatacaagtacaaagAGCGACCAGCAGTGATTGAGGAGCGTGAAGGAAAGATTGAATTTCGTGTTGTCAACAACGATAACTCCAAGGAAAACCTCATGATCCTGACAGGTCTCAAGAACATTTTCCAGAAACAGCTGCCCAAAATGCCTCGAGAGTACATTGCCCGACTAGTGTACGACAGAAGTCATGTGTCAATGGCAGTTGTTAGAAAGCCTCTCACGGTGGTCGGAGGAATTACATTTCGGCCGTTCGATACCCGGAAGTTTGCTGAAATCGTCTTCTGTGCCATCAGTAGTACAGAGCAGGTCCGAGGATACGGAGCGCACTTGATGAACCATTTGAAGGACTACGTTAAGGCTACATCGCCTGTGATGTACTTTCTGACATACGCCGATAACTATGCCATTGGATACTTCAAGAAGCAGGGTTTCTCCAAGGAGATCTCCCTCGACAGATCGGTGTGGATGGGATACATCA
This genomic interval from Yarrowia lipolytica chromosome 1E, complete sequence contains the following:
- a CDS encoding uncharacterized protein (Compare to YALI0E02772g, similar to Saccharomyces cerevisiae GCN5 (YGR252W); ancestral locus Anc_5.65, uniprot|Q8WZM0 Yarrowia lipolytica histone N- acetyltransferase), producing MDSDTESVKRRKSSGSESESSVRDPKRTKIEDEDFQENGIDDEDEEEEEEEAKDEGDEDDEEKGEDDEEDDEEKEGEDGEGEEEDEEEDEEKKREEEEKYVTSFNFDGVEYKYKERPAVIEEREGKIEFRVVNNDNSKENLMILTGLKNIFQKQLPKMPREYIARLVYDRSHVSMAVVRKPLTVVGGITFRPFDTRKFAEIVFCAISSTEQVRGYGAHLMNHLKDYVKATSPVMYFLTYADNYAIGYFKKQGFSKEISLDRSVWMGYIKDYEGGTLMQCSMLPRIRYLDVNKILLLQKALIHKKIRAISKSHVVRKGLDHFRDSTTPVDPMTIPGLKEAGWTPEMDELARRPKRGPHFAVMQHVLSELQNHASAWPFAQAVNRDEVPDYYEVIKEPMDLSTMEQRLEADSYKTMEEFVYDARLVFNNCRAYNNETTTYYKNANKLEKFMVAKIKEIPEYSHLVE